A region from the Candidatus Binatia bacterium genome encodes:
- a CDS encoding DUF4079 family protein — protein sequence MPTGIPRILAFLHPLIALATIALMYHAATLGLRSRQRRGEDARPVHARRAPWALAMVWLSALTGIGATWLWRPDLELAGGWHFWFGLGVVALISTGALLSRRVPENETARKIHPALGLLALLFAALQVFFGMPMLPF from the coding sequence ATGCCGACCGGAATCCCGCGCATCCTGGCGTTCCTACACCCGCTGATCGCGCTTGCGACGATCGCGCTGATGTACCACGCCGCCACTCTCGGCCTCAGGTCGCGCCAACGCCGGGGCGAAGACGCCCGCCCCGTCCACGCGCGACGTGCCCCGTGGGCCCTCGCAATGGTCTGGCTCAGCGCGCTCACGGGCATCGGTGCGACCTGGCTCTGGCGCCCCGATCTCGAGCTCGCCGGAGGCTGGCACTTCTGGTTCGGCCTCGGCGTCGTCGCGCTGATTTCTACCGGTGCGTTGCTGTCCCGGCGGGTCCCCGAGAATGAGACGGCTCGGAAGATTCACCCAGCGCTCGGACTCCTCGCGCTTCTCTTCGCGGCACTCCAGGTGTTCTTCGGAATGCCCATGCTGCCGTTCTAG
- the rnhA gene encoding ribonuclease HI: MSDSPVDPKRVRLYTDGSCHGNPGPGGWAAILEWGTKSRELSGNDPATTNNRMEMMAVVEGLRALKEPCAVDVWTDSRYVVDGMKSWLAAWKKRGWKTASKQPVKNEEIWRALDEEAGRHEVTWNWVKGHAGHPQNERCDELANEAIERLET; the protein is encoded by the coding sequence ATGAGCGATTCTCCCGTCGACCCGAAACGCGTACGTCTCTACACGGACGGTTCGTGCCACGGGAACCCAGGCCCGGGCGGCTGGGCGGCCATCCTCGAATGGGGGACCAAGAGCCGTGAGCTCTCGGGCAACGACCCTGCGACGACGAACAACCGGATGGAGATGATGGCCGTCGTGGAGGGCCTGCGCGCACTGAAGGAGCCCTGCGCCGTCGACGTCTGGACGGACTCCCGCTACGTCGTCGACGGGATGAAGTCGTGGCTCGCGGCCTGGAAGAAGCGTGGTTGGAAGACGGCGAGCAAGCAGCCGGTGAAGAACGAAGAGATCTGGCGCGCCCTCGACGAAGAGGCGGGACGCCATGAGGTCACGTGGAACTGGGTGAAGGGGCACGCCGGCCATCCCCAGAACGAACGGTGCGACGAGCTGGCCAACGAGGCGATCGAACGACTCGAGACCTGA
- a CDS encoding chlorite dismutase family protein — protein sequence MADEKGTTGPTDSSGAGEAGWPVLHMFQRLDRECWLALASGERTSAIEEYEALLTRCNAEEGLQFIASGVIGKADLGLIIIHPSLGRVQRLTQELAATRLGACLETIYSFLSISEKSEYISSTGDHARKLIDDEGLEPTSPEFQQKVTAMADRMSHYAEMRMHPQLPSADEYPVLCFYPMSKKREDGGNWYSLSFEERKRLMGSHATAGRRYAGRVTQLITSSTGLDDWEWGVTLFTRDLKAIRDIVYEMRYDEGSALYGLFGPFYVGIRIAPGALGDTLQL from the coding sequence ATGGCGGACGAGAAGGGAACCACGGGGCCGACGGATAGTTCCGGCGCCGGCGAAGCCGGTTGGCCGGTGTTGCACATGTTCCAGCGGCTGGATCGCGAGTGCTGGCTGGCACTCGCGTCCGGCGAGCGGACTTCGGCGATCGAAGAGTACGAAGCCCTTCTCACTCGGTGTAACGCCGAGGAGGGGCTCCAGTTCATCGCGAGCGGCGTGATTGGCAAGGCGGACCTGGGTCTCATCATCATCCACCCCAGTCTCGGCCGGGTGCAGCGTCTGACCCAGGAGCTTGCGGCGACCCGGCTCGGCGCCTGTCTGGAGACGATCTATTCGTTCCTCTCGATCTCCGAGAAGAGCGAGTACATATCGAGCACCGGCGACCACGCACGGAAGCTGATCGACGACGAGGGCCTCGAGCCGACGTCCCCCGAGTTTCAGCAGAAGGTCACCGCGATGGCCGATCGGATGTCCCACTACGCCGAGATGCGGATGCACCCGCAGCTGCCGAGCGCGGACGAATACCCGGTTCTCTGCTTCTACCCGATGAGCAAGAAGCGCGAGGACGGCGGCAACTGGTACTCGCTCTCGTTCGAGGAGCGAAAGCGCCTGATGGGCTCTCACGCGACCGCCGGTCGGCGCTACGCGGGTCGCGTTACCCAGTTGATCACGAGTTCGACCGGGCTCGACGATTGGGAGTGGGGCGTCACGCTGTTCACCCGGGACCTGAAGGCCATTCGCGACATTGTTTACGAGATGCGGTACGACGAGGGCAGCGCCCTCTACGGCCTCTTCGGGCCGTTTTACGTCGGTATTCGGATCGCGCCGGGCGCTCTGGGCGACACGCTTCAGCTCTAG
- a CDS encoding nuclear transport factor 2 family protein — protein MATKKTATKKKTAKKSTAKKKAPVLRGTPTLADLRRIARSIVTSTSVVDEKRMMALYSESIESEEVAGGNRPALGIEALKQKGEDWNKRVSDARWHARNLWCDGQTVIIEWEAQLAMKPGGRKVLHREVAIHEVRNGKIVRERFYYDPGPLG, from the coding sequence ATGGCAACCAAGAAAACTGCGACCAAGAAAAAGACGGCCAAAAAGAGCACGGCCAAAAAGAAGGCCCCCGTGCTACGCGGGACTCCGACGCTGGCCGACCTGAGACGCATCGCGCGCTCGATCGTGACGTCGACATCCGTCGTGGACGAAAAGCGGATGATGGCTCTCTACTCCGAGAGCATCGAGTCCGAAGAGGTCGCGGGCGGCAATCGTCCCGCCCTTGGAATCGAAGCTCTCAAGCAGAAGGGCGAAGACTGGAACAAGCGAGTCTCCGACGCGCGCTGGCACGCACGGAACCTCTGGTGTGATGGCCAGACCGTGATCATCGAGTGGGAAGCACAGCTCGCGATGAAACCGGGCGGCCGCAAGGTGCTTCACCGCGAAGTCGCGATTCACGAAGTCCGAAACGGCAAGATCGTGCGCGAGCGCTTCTACTACGATCCGGGCCCTCTCGGCTGA
- a CDS encoding lipoate protein ligase C-terminal domain-containing protein, which yields MKSRVLHISHAANVAPSTQRRRERGLLAGAGRGEAHLHVCTLAPTDVLAVGAFHRMPERTSDVVLWKRHTGGRALPAGSGFVIVSLALPHRAALVDEDRLALAPEQVLNRCVRGLLSALRSLGVDVVYPGLDLLTHTRRSIGALSFVEMGDPTLFQAVLPVSASLGDGPFLLDRADPEGVIPVSFIGEAETTRLEAIVPAKRDEFAPAAFAGHLARGYTEALGIETQRQGDDLTRALAAEHQGDPPIADHPILEGTAVRATGLLGPVDVWARTDAGRIADLQLRGDFIAPIEAPDALARALRGCPTDPEEIEKMVTAFLDRDRGYLLGLRPADLVDLIRRSATVPP from the coding sequence GTGAAGTCGCGGGTCCTGCACATCAGTCACGCGGCGAACGTCGCACCCAGCACGCAGCGACGTCGCGAGCGCGGTCTGCTCGCCGGCGCGGGCCGAGGCGAAGCGCATCTTCACGTCTGCACCCTCGCTCCGACCGACGTCCTGGCGGTCGGAGCGTTTCATCGAATGCCCGAGCGCACCTCGGACGTCGTTCTGTGGAAGCGCCACACGGGCGGCCGGGCGCTGCCGGCCGGTAGCGGGTTCGTCATCGTCAGCCTCGCCCTCCCGCATCGAGCGGCCTTGGTGGACGAAGATCGACTCGCGCTCGCCCCCGAACAGGTCCTGAACCGCTGCGTGCGGGGCCTGCTCTCCGCACTCCGCTCGCTCGGCGTCGATGTGGTCTATCCCGGACTCGACCTCCTGACGCACACGCGCCGCTCCATCGGCGCGCTCAGCTTCGTGGAGATGGGCGACCCGACGCTGTTTCAAGCCGTCCTCCCCGTCTCGGCGTCGCTCGGGGACGGGCCCTTCCTGCTCGACCGCGCCGATCCCGAAGGCGTGATCCCCGTATCGTTCATCGGCGAGGCAGAAACGACGCGCCTCGAGGCCATCGTGCCGGCGAAGCGAGACGAGTTCGCCCCTGCGGCCTTCGCCGGGCATCTGGCACGCGGCTACACCGAAGCCCTCGGGATCGAAACACAGCGGCAGGGCGACGACCTGACCCGAGCCCTGGCCGCGGAACATCAGGGCGACCCCCCGATCGCGGACCACCCGATTCTCGAGGGCACCGCCGTGCGCGCGACGGGCCTCCTCGGTCCGGTCGACGTGTGGGCACGGACCGACGCGGGCCGAATCGCTGATCTGCAGCTTCGCGGCGACTTCATCGCACCGATCGAAGCTCCGGACGCACTGGCGAGGGCGCTCCGCGGCTGCCCGACGGACCCCGAGGAGATCGAGAAGATGGTGACCGCGTTCCTCGATCGCGATCGGGGCTACCTTCTCGGCCTGCGTCCGGCCGACCTCGTCGACCTGATCCGCCGATCCGCTACGGTTCCTCCGTGA
- the bioB gene encoding biotin synthase BioB, translating to MSIEVPSGPPTHPTFAPLAERVLAGRLPTREEARAVLKASDDDLPGLLQAAYSVRTRRWGTNVKICVLQNARSGLCPEDCNYCSQSSVSKADIDTYQMMPRDQLIAGAKRAAAEGARRYCMVTSGRGPADRDIDHLCETTREIKDEFPDMEICVSLGIMDEPKAKRLADAGVGWVNHNLNTSERFHPEICTTHTYADRVSTILAAKKAGLNTCCGGIIGMGEEDEDIIELGFALRELQVDSLPLNFLHPIDGTPLGEREATGRGRALRALCLMRFLNPEADIRAAGGRERTLGEEQTLALYPANSIFVNGYLTTPGQANAEAREMVESLGFTLEDPISVSA from the coding sequence ATGAGCATCGAGGTACCCAGCGGTCCGCCCACGCATCCCACCTTCGCCCCGCTCGCTGAGCGGGTCCTGGCCGGAAGGTTGCCCACCCGTGAGGAGGCCCGCGCCGTCCTCAAAGCTTCCGACGACGATTTGCCCGGCCTCCTGCAGGCCGCCTATTCCGTCCGGACGCGGCGCTGGGGGACCAACGTAAAGATCTGCGTGCTGCAGAACGCCCGCTCCGGCCTGTGCCCCGAAGACTGCAACTACTGCTCGCAATCGAGCGTCTCGAAGGCCGATATCGACACCTACCAGATGATGCCCCGCGACCAGCTCATCGCCGGAGCCAAGCGCGCCGCCGCCGAGGGCGCGCGCCGGTACTGCATGGTCACCAGCGGGCGGGGGCCCGCGGATCGCGACATCGATCATCTCTGCGAAACGACCCGTGAAATCAAAGACGAGTTCCCCGACATGGAGATCTGCGTCTCTCTCGGCATCATGGACGAGCCCAAGGCGAAGCGGCTCGCGGATGCCGGTGTCGGCTGGGTCAATCACAATCTGAACACTTCGGAGCGCTTCCACCCCGAGATCTGCACGACCCACACTTACGCCGATCGCGTCTCGACGATCCTCGCCGCCAAGAAGGCAGGGCTGAACACGTGCTGCGGCGGCATCATCGGCATGGGCGAAGAAGACGAGGACATAATCGAGCTCGGGTTCGCCCTTCGCGAGCTCCAGGTCGACTCCTTACCGCTGAACTTCCTGCACCCGATCGACGGCACCCCGCTCGGTGAGCGGGAAGCGACCGGCCGCGGCCGCGCGTTGCGCGCTCTCTGCCTCATGCGATTCCTGAACCCCGAGGCGGACATCCGGGCCGCCGGCGGACGCGAGCGCACGCTCGGGGAAGAACAGACGTTGGCGCTCTACCCGGCGAACTCGATCTTCGTGAACGGCTACCTGACCACGCCGGGGCAGGCGAACGCCGAAGCCCGCGAGATGGTCGAGAGTCTCGGCTTCACGCTCGAAGACCCGATCTCCGTTTCAGCCTGA
- a CDS encoding DJ-1/PfpI family protein has product MALFPRFELLDVFGPLEMFGYVPNLEIALIAAAPGPVSSTQGPAIVAEHSFEAAPPLDILLVPGGLGTRALVDDADMVSWIAARGAATDLVLSVCTGAALLARAGLLDGRRATSNKRAFGWVVEQGPDVQWVKEARWVWDEKFVTSSGVAAGIDMTLAVIAHLCGEDFAQSLANQTEYDWQCDSDRDPFARIHGLVDGPGTEHE; this is encoded by the coding sequence GTGGCGCTTTTCCCGCGTTTCGAACTCCTCGATGTCTTCGGCCCGCTGGAGATGTTCGGCTATGTCCCGAACCTCGAGATCGCGCTGATCGCTGCCGCCCCGGGCCCGGTATCAAGCACCCAGGGCCCGGCGATCGTCGCGGAGCATTCCTTCGAGGCGGCGCCACCGCTCGACATCCTCCTCGTCCCGGGCGGCCTCGGCACCAGAGCCCTCGTCGACGACGCGGACATGGTGTCCTGGATCGCCGCACGAGGGGCCGCGACGGATCTCGTCTTGAGCGTCTGTACCGGTGCGGCACTCCTCGCCAGAGCCGGCCTCCTCGACGGCAGGCGCGCCACCAGCAACAAGCGCGCGTTCGGCTGGGTCGTCGAACAGGGTCCGGATGTGCAGTGGGTGAAAGAAGCTCGCTGGGTGTGGGACGAGAAATTCGTCACCTCGTCCGGTGTTGCCGCCGGGATCGACATGACCCTCGCCGTGATAGCCCACCTTTGCGGAGAAGATTTCGCCCAGAGTCTCGCCAACCAGACCGAGTACGACTGGCAGTGCGACTCCGACCGCGATCCGTTCGCGCGAATTCACGGCCTCGTCGACGGTCCGGGTACCGAGCACGAATGA
- a CDS encoding AMP-binding protein — MLLLGEIVRRHARYRGERLAYVLDHADGQVERVTYAEMNAGTNRLAHVLMTAGVGRGDRVAILAHNCIEYPWGYFACCKLGAIAVPVNTRYQRGEIQHAIDFAQARVVIVGLEFLADIEALAAQGALPEVERVFVLGATPKPGTSDSTSFEALDPLLSVSSDDEPEPDEAPTEHDAHVMLYTSGTTGKPKGALLSQRTYILQAGTTQALGGLTERDVGLSMFPMFHMGGWATPLGYWAGGGSVVIMKKADPTAMLRAVARDRVTYLYAVPTVYESMLSAPDFAAHDLASLRLLGGGTAHMPREQIERIMGSFCVEQMMIMYGQTEAGPVTCLRAHDLAAKAGSVGTPVNHVDVSIVDENGVEVPDGTPGEIVVSSEFTMLGYWRMPEATEAAFAGGFLHTGDQAVRDEDGFLFIVGRIKEMIKSGGESIFPAELEKLMHEHSDIHECAVLGVPDAHWGESVLAVIVRTPGASLDEATVVQWVKDRVASYKKPRHVRFIDELPRTASTQQVQKTLLRERFTAGWQRS, encoded by the coding sequence TTGCTTCTGCTCGGAGAGATCGTCCGCCGCCACGCCCGCTACCGCGGGGAACGCCTGGCCTACGTCCTCGACCACGCCGATGGCCAGGTCGAACGGGTGACCTACGCCGAGATGAACGCGGGCACGAACCGGCTCGCCCACGTTCTCATGACCGCCGGCGTCGGACGCGGCGACCGCGTCGCGATCCTCGCGCACAACTGCATCGAGTACCCTTGGGGCTACTTCGCGTGCTGCAAGCTCGGGGCGATCGCGGTGCCCGTGAACACGCGGTACCAGCGCGGCGAGATTCAGCACGCGATCGACTTCGCCCAGGCCCGGGTCGTGATCGTCGGACTCGAGTTCCTCGCCGACATCGAGGCCCTCGCCGCCCAGGGCGCCCTCCCAGAAGTCGAACGGGTGTTCGTGCTGGGGGCCACACCAAAGCCGGGGACGAGCGACTCCACCTCCTTCGAGGCCCTCGACCCACTCCTCTCAGTCTCGTCCGACGACGAACCGGAACCCGACGAGGCTCCGACCGAGCACGACGCCCACGTGATGCTCTACACGAGCGGAACCACCGGAAAACCCAAGGGCGCCCTCCTCTCGCAACGAACCTACATCCTGCAGGCGGGAACCACGCAGGCCCTCGGCGGGCTCACCGAGCGCGACGTCGGGCTCAGCATGTTCCCGATGTTCCACATGGGCGGCTGGGCGACCCCGCTCGGCTACTGGGCCGGCGGTGGCTCCGTCGTCATCATGAAGAAGGCCGATCCGACCGCCATGCTTCGGGCGGTGGCCCGCGACCGCGTCACCTATCTCTACGCGGTTCCGACGGTCTACGAGTCGATGCTCTCCGCACCCGACTTCGCGGCCCACGACCTCGCATCGCTCCGCCTTCTCGGCGGCGGAACCGCGCACATGCCGCGCGAACAGATCGAGCGGATCATGGGCTCGTTCTGCGTCGAGCAGATGATGATCATGTACGGACAGACAGAGGCCGGGCCCGTCACCTGTCTGCGCGCACACGATCTCGCGGCGAAAGCCGGATCCGTCGGTACCCCGGTCAATCACGTCGACGTATCCATCGTCGACGAGAACGGCGTCGAGGTACCCGACGGGACGCCGGGCGAGATCGTGGTGTCGAGCGAGTTCACGATGCTCGGCTATTGGAGGATGCCCGAGGCAACCGAGGCCGCGTTCGCCGGCGGCTTCCTGCACACAGGCGACCAAGCCGTGCGCGACGAGGACGGTTTCCTCTTCATCGTCGGGCGGATCAAGGAGATGATCAAAAGCGGCGGCGAAAGCATCTTTCCGGCCGAACTCGAGAAGCTGATGCACGAACATTCCGACATCCACGAGTGCGCCGTCCTCGGGGTCCCCGACGCCCACTGGGGCGAGTCGGTCCTGGCGGTGATCGTGAGAACCCCCGGCGCGAGCCTCGATGAAGCCACCGTCGTCCAGTGGGTGAAGGATCGGGTCGCGAGCTACAAGAAGCCACGCCACGTCCGCTTCATCGACGAGCTCCCGCGAACCGCCTCGACGCAGCAGGTCCAGAAGACTCTGCTTCGCGAACGCTTCACGGCGGGCTGGCAGCGGTCCTAA
- a CDS encoding tetratricopeptide repeat protein has protein sequence MAGKEEFYDEGLDLAFDEDYPGAIEKYKAALEVDPGYTDALHALAMAHAETGNLDEAIEAGKRLCDIAPDDILAHTSLSTFYMNKDMIPEAEAESAKARMLDWKRQLKEGGDS, from the coding sequence ATGGCGGGCAAGGAAGAGTTCTACGACGAAGGCCTCGATCTCGCGTTCGACGAGGACTATCCGGGAGCCATCGAGAAGTACAAAGCGGCTCTCGAAGTCGATCCCGGCTACACCGACGCTCTCCATGCCCTCGCGATGGCGCACGCGGAAACGGGGAACCTCGACGAGGCGATCGAGGCTGGCAAACGCCTCTGCGACATCGCGCCCGACGACATCCTCGCGCACACCAGCCTGTCCACCTTCTACATGAACAAGGACATGATCCCCGAGGCCGAAGCCGAGTCCGCCAAGGCCCGGATGCTCGACTGGAAGCGCCAATTGAAGGAAGGCGGCGACTCGTGA
- a CDS encoding aminotransferase class III-fold pyridoxal phosphate-dependent enzyme: MSDAITLTDAEIPSLLDRLVAAGRTAAALPREERVSILGRVAAGWLADRPALQETADAISAETGYAPAMVVTCLERTLEAWSTRPLRALLDQTLASPASIATAPELVVAVLAQNTPGLAIAPTFSALALGSAILLKSSHGEETFAPRLAERIRAVDATLGAACEAHTWRGGTSLEKTLFPRASRVVVYGPRDAVERARSLAPETVLSCGPRVSVAVVAQVSDIDALAVALARDVAFLDQRGCLSPQAVLVAEELDRTALGHALARELSALEKTWPRRKLSEADAASFRRAVEQAEARALGGADIELLGGVGEPWAVVVDPQPSIEASPLDRFVRLHPFSGSEGLATALAPLRGLLDCVGLTDGGRPLDDICRSAGAGRICPIGKMQDPPADWHSGGRPPLHDYLTWSARPTTDAHGSLGTKRRGRFLRHVAQTSDSPRGIDVERARGSWVHSRDGRRHLDLLAGIGVASIGHGHPRVAAAVAEQSARYTHVMVYGEDILAPQVDLAERLAAMLPPSLSTTYFTNSGAEAIEGAMKLVRKATGRKEILAFEGAYHGDTTGAMALGGNPFYREPFEPLVGPVEHLPWNDDRALSRIDERTAAVFTEPVQAEGGVRIPSPEFLPALARRCREVGALLVFDEVVTGLGRTGTWFGFEHWAGSAPDVMVLAKSLGGGLPLGAFVSSPELHRALSEDPPLGHVTTFGGNPVCCAAALASLDVLTEERLPERAGTVGLYFKDRLSELVGHGVQEVRGIGLLIGLEFETPNGTMAFADGCRENGVLLGWTLHHDCVIRLAPPLTISEDEIDHALSVMKRVL, encoded by the coding sequence GTGAGCGACGCGATCACGCTGACCGATGCAGAGATCCCGAGCCTCCTGGACCGACTCGTCGCGGCCGGTCGCACGGCCGCGGCTCTGCCCCGGGAAGAGCGAGTCTCAATCCTCGGGCGCGTCGCCGCGGGCTGGCTAGCCGATCGACCCGCCCTCCAGGAAACCGCAGACGCGATCTCCGCGGAGACCGGCTACGCGCCAGCCATGGTCGTGACGTGCCTCGAACGAACCCTCGAGGCATGGAGCACCCGGCCACTCCGTGCGCTTCTCGACCAGACCCTCGCATCACCCGCGTCGATCGCGACCGCGCCGGAGCTGGTGGTCGCCGTCCTCGCTCAAAACACGCCCGGCCTCGCGATCGCACCGACCTTCTCGGCGCTCGCGCTCGGATCCGCGATTCTCCTGAAGAGCTCACACGGCGAAGAAACCTTCGCACCGCGGCTAGCCGAGCGGATCCGCGCCGTCGACGCGACTCTCGGCGCCGCCTGCGAGGCTCACACCTGGCGCGGCGGCACCTCTCTGGAAAAGACCTTGTTCCCGCGAGCATCACGCGTCGTCGTGTACGGCCCGCGCGACGCCGTGGAGCGCGCACGCTCTCTCGCTCCAGAGACGGTCCTCTCGTGCGGACCACGCGTGAGTGTCGCGGTCGTCGCCCAGGTGAGCGACATCGATGCACTCGCGGTCGCGCTCGCGCGAGATGTCGCTTTCCTCGACCAACGTGGCTGCCTCTCGCCACAGGCGGTGCTGGTCGCGGAGGAACTCGACCGCACCGCGCTCGGGCACGCCCTCGCGCGCGAGCTCTCGGCGCTCGAGAAAACATGGCCGCGACGGAAGCTCTCCGAGGCCGACGCGGCTTCATTCCGCCGCGCCGTCGAACAAGCCGAAGCCCGTGCTCTCGGAGGCGCGGACATCGAACTGCTCGGAGGTGTCGGCGAACCCTGGGCGGTCGTGGTCGACCCACAACCGTCGATCGAGGCATCACCGCTCGACCGCTTCGTTCGCCTCCACCCGTTCTCGGGTTCGGAGGGTCTCGCGACCGCGCTGGCACCCCTGCGCGGTCTTCTCGATTGCGTCGGACTCACAGACGGCGGACGCCCGCTCGACGACATCTGTCGCTCCGCGGGCGCCGGGCGGATTTGCCCGATCGGCAAGATGCAGGATCCGCCTGCAGATTGGCATTCGGGGGGCCGCCCGCCGTTACACGACTACCTCACGTGGAGCGCACGACCCACGACCGATGCGCACGGATCGCTCGGCACCAAACGACGCGGCCGCTTTCTTCGCCATGTTGCGCAGACGTCGGACAGCCCTCGCGGGATCGACGTGGAGCGCGCACGGGGATCGTGGGTTCATTCGCGCGACGGCCGCCGCCATCTCGACTTGCTCGCCGGAATCGGCGTCGCCTCGATCGGGCACGGGCATCCTCGCGTCGCAGCGGCGGTCGCAGAGCAGAGCGCCCGGTACACACACGTCATGGTGTACGGCGAAGACATCCTCGCGCCCCAGGTCGACCTGGCTGAGCGTCTCGCCGCGATGCTACCGCCGTCGCTGTCGACGACGTACTTCACCAACAGCGGCGCGGAAGCGATCGAGGGTGCGATGAAGCTGGTCCGAAAGGCGACCGGCCGCAAAGAGATCCTCGCGTTCGAGGGCGCGTACCACGGCGACACCACCGGAGCGATGGCGCTCGGCGGCAACCCCTTTTACCGCGAACCCTTCGAGCCGTTAGTCGGCCCCGTCGAACATCTTCCCTGGAACGACGACCGAGCGCTCTCACGAATCGACGAGCGCACGGCCGCGGTCTTCACCGAACCGGTCCAGGCCGAAGGCGGCGTACGGATCCCGTCGCCGGAATTCCTCCCCGCCCTTGCCCGCCGATGCCGGGAGGTCGGAGCGCTTCTGGTCTTCGACGAAGTGGTGACCGGCCTGGGTCGCACCGGCACGTGGTTCGGGTTCGAGCACTGGGCCGGCAGCGCACCGGACGTGATGGTCTTGGCCAAGTCTCTGGGCGGAGGACTGCCGCTCGGCGCCTTCGTCTCGTCGCCCGAGTTGCATCGCGCCCTCTCCGAGGACCCGCCACTGGGCCATGTAACGACGTTCGGCGGCAACCCCGTGTGCTGCGCCGCCGCGCTCGCATCCCTTGACGTGCTCACCGAGGAGCGCCTTCCTGAGCGAGCCGGCACGGTAGGTTTGTACTTCAAGGACCGGCTGTCCGAACTCGTGGGCCACGGCGTCCAAGAGGTGCGGGGGATCGGGCTCCTGATCGGACTCGAGTTCGAGACCCCCAACGGGACGATGGCCTTCGCGGACGGCTGTCGCGAGAACGGCGTCCTCCTCGGATGGACGCTGCACCACGACTGCGTCATCCGACTCGCACCACCGCTCACGATCTCCGAAGACGAGATCGATCACGCCCTTAGCGTGATGAAGCGGGTACTCTAG